From the Asterias amurensis chromosome 1, ASM3211899v1 genome, the window AGTCATTTCTCCAAACCTGGGTTATATAGTCTAAATCATTTATATTATAAAATTGACCATCTAAGGAAGTTAAGACCCcgggtttttattttgttcctaCAATGGAGGTTTACATATCTGTATAACTTGAACAAGTTTTAAGCTTGTGTTGTAGGATAAAAGCCGCCAACCAACAATTATTTACAAGCAACTTTTTCAAAAGATGTATTATGCATTATTGTCACAATTGTGCaaaatgttggtgtttttttaaactgtaaAATTGTGTCTTAAAACGTTCAGAGGCACACCCTTCCAACCCCctcccagccccccccccccgaaacaAAAGAGGGGGGGGagacaaaaatattattataaactttGTTATTCTCTAAACCTAGCCTTGTTCTAATTAATTTTgctagttttgttttaaactagaGAATGGAAGTAAATGAATTACCATCTAAAAACGCAAGGATGTACTTTCACTTTAGATTTTAATGTAATGATTGTTTTGTTGACTTATTTCAGAACCAGCATGTACCATTGGACCGTTGGGAATGGAGAGTGGGTCGATCCCTGATGGGAGTATTACTGCATCATCATCCCTTTCGGCGTCATATTTACCTCCAAAAGCTCGACTCAGTGAAGGCAAGCCATACTCCATTTCCGTTTAACTGCAGGCAGAACTTGCTGACCTGATCCACATACAGTCTTATCTACTCACTTAATCCCTCCACGTTCAAAATCAACTATGGGTATCAATGCCTATACATGTATCAATTATTGTGTCTGGAATGTATTTTTGTCTTTATTTGTATTGCACTATAAGGAAGTGTGTTTTAGCACACTTTAGTTTATTTATTAtctttctttgtgttttcgaCGGAAAATTCCAAcctaaaaaaacatgtttcctTTTACCATTTCTCATGTAAATAATATATAATTAGTCTAATGTCTTGTTTTTCTCTGTGCCACATAATTTAGTAGCAGATTATGGAACAGTTGGATGAAATGGAGTTACTCACAGCgcaagaaaatataaaaacacaacCAAAACACGGCTTTGTGTAGTTTTATATGGATCAAAGGAGTGTTAAAAGTTTATAGTTTATTGACTCAGTTGTAGAGCCACAGTGAAAGAACCCGATCAACAACTTCCAATTAGACTTTTCGAAAAGGGCACCAATGTAAACTCGGGACATATGTTGCCACAGTGAAGTATATGATAACCCCTTGAATCATTGATGTTTACGACGAAAAAAAGACAGACCATTTGTTCAAAAGTGACCCACTttgattacaattattattatttcatctggAATGAAAGGAATTGATTAAAAATTATGCTAACAGGTAGTATTAATTAACCCGTAACGTTAATTTTACACAGGAAACAACCACTGGTGGATACCAACTGCAAAGGATGTAGCAGACTCTTGGATTCAAGTTGATCTAGGACTACCAGGCCCAGTGGTTACTGGACTGATTGTCCAGAGTCATCCAACATTATCCATTGTAACCTTCAGCGTGAAGTACAGTTTAACGGGAGAATCTGAAAGCTGGCATGACTTGGAGAATGCAGACGGAGATACCATAGAGGTTAGAGACCTTTTCTGGAACCTCCTAAGTTGTTATTAGCGGCGCTAATTTTCTTATCAGTCACCGACTAGCTCAGAGGGTGGGCAACAAAGACATTATAATACCTATAAATAATAGGTATTACATGTGTGGTGGGCAAGTCTAATAGACCACCGGGATAGGTATTGAAAAGAggcctatttttattttttatatatatatatatattttttttttgtttatttatttatttatttatttatttatttatttattttttttgggggggggggggggggttcgtggTCTCCATCTCCGCACCGCATGAAATTTTACGCACATGGATTTTTTTTATGATATACTGAATCTAAATATGGTTGTTGCTAAGCCCTAAAAATGTCGCCGTTAGTGTTTCTTTTCGTGGCAGTATTTTCTCCATCCAACAACAAGTAATTGATttgctgtattttatttcatatctaCATACAAAAATTGCGTGGTCCCAAAGTGGGGGCTACGGTTTTGAACAATTTTAGCGATTATCCCATGGTCTATTTTTATAGTCTACAGTGTTTGAGACTATTTGAGCAAAACGGacgttaaaaaaacacaaaaaaaccccACATAATTAGGCCTTTGTTACACTAATAACGAATTTAAATGCATTAACATAGAcaaaatttatatatatatatattttaaatggTGTCCGCTTGTACCCTGTAAAACCATATAAAATGAAGTCCTGTGTGCACGGCGAGGCTCCAAATAGTGTTCAAGTTTGATGGCAGACGTTACACGAGCAACTGCTTATTACTTATTAGCTTAATGCTTTATAACGATGAGTTAAATGCTTGTAGAAAGCAAACCTAAGTTCTGGGTGCTAGTCGTCGGGATGAGGGTCCGATTCCAGGTCATGacacttaaataaaattgcttctctccacccaaaACATGTAAGGGCAGAAATTGATTTAGCTAAGTGCGATATGGGCAGCAAAGACTAtaatactccaaagggagcctAAGGTGGTTCAAGAAATGAAATAATTGGCCGAGTGGTAATGGGTAATAATTTTGGAGCAACATGCACATCACCAACGTCACCAGGTTACGGATTTGAGCGCTATATATTAGAggccaatattattattaaaatgtaaaccaTCAAAACGAAAACAGAAAATACACCATCGAACATTGGTAAAATCACGGGTATTTTTGTTAAACAGAAATCGGAAAAGTATGCAGGGCTAACATCTGTATtagggtaaaacccaaattaatactatcccaaaacaactttaaaattaTCGTCAAGTTATTGTTATGTTGCTCACCAAAAAAGCTCAAAGTTGCCTCACTCTGACTAAAAAAGGGAACAATTTCGTCGTATGTTTTCTTTTAGTTCAACGGGAATGTCGATGGTGGTGAACGAGTAACTATCACCTTCCCTGAGATATTGAGGACCAGATTCCTTCGAATAATGACATTGACTTGGACTAGTTCTTGTCCTGGATTTACATTTGAAGTTCTTGGATGCCGAGGTGACCTTCAAACTCAGAATTATGTTTTTAATGTTACTAACAGAGTAAATCAAtaattaaatattaaacaatgGCTTTACTAATGGGTTTTCTATTGTTCTTTTTGCTAAATTTTCCTGTTAAAAACACCCACAAGTACCaatacataattattattaaacatgttTTGCTTTTACCGTTTTTGAAGATAGTATCATCCGGCTAGCTGGAGGTGATGACGCACTTAGAGGTCGAGTCGAGATTTACTATGACGGTGCTTGGGGTGCGGTATGTGATACAAACTGGGACATACAAGATGCGACTACTGTATGCAGGCAGCTCGGTTTCCTAGAGGCTAGTGAGGCAAAGAATGGATCATTTTACGGAGCGACAGAACTTCCTATTGTAATGGATCGAGTTGCTTGTAAAGGGACGGAGCCATATCTTTCCAGGTGCTCATTTCTTTGCAGGGAAAATAATCCATGCACCAGCACTGCTGGAGTAATCTGCAAACCAAGTAAGAAATATTTGTTGCATTTGTTATTGTGTTTTATCTGTTAGTCGATGGTCATGGGACTGCTGTCTTGAAGCTATTAAGGAAGCCTTCTGTTATCTCAGACAAACAAACTAACGGTTATAAATTTtcgaaatgatttttggggttgaacaaagaattgattagagtgtgctctaccaactgagctatctagccctatgttggcggtgtccctattttgtcaatagctttgttcggggatgccagtcagaagccattcaaccgttaactgccgtgtagccagggatcacacccaaatacACTTTTCATTAGACAAGAATAAAAGCTAATGTTGCATTTATAAAATCAATACCTTTATCGAAGCCTAAGAAATATCAATAATAGCAATACTTTATAACGCGACGGATGAGTTGACACTTATATTTCTCACCGAAGACTTTTTTTCtaactgtaggcctacttggttggagacaaaacaaatgttgccAATAAAACACTACAACGTTTAAATCGTCGGATGGTTTTTTGAGCCTTCTTCCTACATCTTTCTTCCTTATATAAGGAAGATACACAATATTCTTCttaacttttcaaaacaaaattaaagaaacacgctgccttggatcggacgagttggtctataaaaagcgtttgaaaccgtttgttatgaaatgcatgtggttaaaaagatgttttaaaagtagaatataatgatctacacaagtatcactaaaaattgcacggttttccttttacgtcgcgaactaccacggtcggcaaacttgactcccataaatggccgaccgtgttcctcgacgaggtaaaaagaaaaccacgcaatttcgcggcatatttgtgtagatcactgtattctacagggtgtctcaaaaaaaaggtaatcctactttaaagggtttttatggccagactattatgtttaccagcagaaagtatggcatcaacttaaagctgaaaccttgtgctttccaatgatacatttggttacattcaagggtcatgcatcagtgagcaccattgtcttgaagttgtggtgcttaaatgcagttggttcacttttgaacCCATGCCATTTTGGCCTTCAGACAGAGTGTAAACCTCGGGTTGGCACAAATGGTTCAGCTAATAACAGCAGAGTGGTCAAGAAaaggtatgaaaccagaagttTGCTGGGATCTCTCTCACACCGCTCAAGAAGCCACCCACAGAAAGTATGTCTTCTTACAAGATCAGGAAGCAGAAGTTCATGACGGATGTGAAGATGTGGAACAGATGAAAGTGAAGGTCCAGATGAGTGATCCGATTAAAAGTGGTGTGGCTCTGGAAATGCTTCTCCAAATGCATCCTGTGTAGCCTGCAAAAAGTTCTGGTTTCATACCATTTCTTGACCACAAATATTCTCTGTTCTGCCGTTAGCTGAACCATTGTGACAACCTGAAGTTTACACActgtctgaaggccagaatgacaagggtttaaaagtgaaccaactgcatttctGCACTACATTTTCAAGACAATAgtgctcgctgatgcatgaccctggaatgtaaccaaatgtatcattggaaagcacaaggtttcagctttaagatgatgttatactttctgctggtaaacataaaagtctggccataaaaaaccctttaaagtaggattaccttttttttgagacaccctttatacccatatgcattttataacaaacggttacagaacgctttgcaaagaccaactcgaccgatcacaggcaacgtgttcctttaagcctcaCGAATATAATACTAAATCCCGTCTCGATATATTAATTGCAACTTGGGCTTCTCAAATATTTGGCACAATGCAATCAATTTCAAAACAAGGGGTCAAATTGACACTCACTTGAAACTCTTTTGATTTGGCAACAATATAGTGATTTCACCTCTTCCTTTATAAACAATCAGATGATGTAAGGCTTGTGGATGGACCGGCCAGGGGAAGTGGAAGAGTGGAGATCATTGTGGATGGCACATGGGGCGCCATCTGCGACAATGAGTGGGACTTGACTGATGCTGGGGTCGTCTGCAGACAGCTGGGTTATTCTGGTGCCACGCATGCTGAGGTGGGTGCTTTCTTCGGTCAAGGCAGTGGTCCTAACCTCATGGATGGAGTTATCTGTGACGGCTCCGAGGCCAAAATCACCGACTGTCCATCACATTGCTGGGATAAACCCAAGTGCAATAACACAGAAACTGCTGGAGTAATCTGTGTCAAAGGTACGTATCGTATGAGAAGGAAACTCAAAGAAATTGCAAACCGCATATACCaggcttataattattttcaaagtaTTCAAAGGTAGCTCGATACACGTGTACTGCATTCCAACGTGATTGAAGAACGCGTTCCTTTTATTATTGCAAAGATTATCGGTCTCCGCTGCACATGTTAGAACATGCCAAGTTTTTAGTGAAAGGTTGATCAACCTCGTAATGAATGGTAGAAGAATATCTAAACAATCAGTGAGTAGTGGCACGGGAATTGGATTCAGTACACAAGTTCTCTTACTAGAGCCAGAAACAAGTTTGTGAACATAACTTTCTGACAGTTCACTAAAGTCAGTATAAACAGCTGACCCAAATTGGGATGAAGTAGGTGTGTCGTTAAGGGAACAACTCACCCTCGACATGGATAACCTTAAACGGGTAAAAACAATTCACCCATATGGTTAGCAAGCTGTACATCATCAGTATGCGCAGGTAAAATAGACGCATTATTGCGGAAAAGAGAGCCTGCCGCTTTGAAAAACCTTTGAGGATACATACTATTATCTTGCATAAATCTAGTTGGTAATCCTGGCGGGCAACTTTCATTAAAAAgatgacattgtttttcttcaatttgaataaatttaaatCATGTTGTGATCTAGTCAGGCGCCATTTGCTTTCAAGTTTTCTTCTCTCACACTTGGCCGTTTTATTGAACCAAGGTACCTGTGGGCGGACAGTAATCGTTTTATTGATTACTGGGGCATGACAATCAACAATAGCACCAAGAGTGTTATTGTACAAACTAACAAGACCATCTAAGTCATCCATATTTTACATTAGATGACTCAATATTACACAAATCCGAATCAATAATATCTACATTAAATCTAGCCCGATTAATAGACTTAATTTTCCTAAATTACTCTTGTTTGGAAGACAAGGAAGGTTTACTGAGTTGAAGATTGCACAAGACTGAGAAATTATTAGAAAATAAATGATCGGAAACTGGAACACCCTGAATAATTGATTCTGACACACGAGTTATAATTAGGTCCAATGTAtgaccatgtacatgagtagagGTAGTAACATGCTGCTGTAAATTCACAGATTCAAGCATATCACAAAAGTGAATAGCACCGAGGTTTTGAGTAGAgtcaacatgaatgttaaaatCCACGGTTATTACAAGTGGTTCACTGGATAGTATGAGTGAACCAAAGTAAGCTTGTGTGAATTTGAATAATGGTTCTGAGATATCAATATGCTTTTATCGTTTCACGTTCATGTACTAAGAAATACAGATGTATTAAGAAATGATGAAACCATTATATGACGGCCGGGGACTTTACACTTTGAAGTTGAAATTTCCTTTGCAAACTCTTGGTGGCGCACTTTATCATACTTGAGCAATACTCAACTATCGTAATTTTTCATCAGGGATTTAAATTTACACGATCTCTAATTGAGCAGGTTAATATCACTGCACATTCCCTCTTTTCATTACCCTAAATTCCAACGCAGGCCGAATTTTCCATTTACTATAATCCACGTTCCACTCTTCACTGCGAGTGGCTGAACTACATTCTAGAAAATCTCCGTGTCAGAATTAAATGATCCCAGAGGCCTGACTAAGTTCTGTGTCAGGCTGAACTGGCAAGTGGTATTTTGTATTGGACCCAAACTTGTATTTCGGTTGTTTAGACACATATTCCGGTTCCTGGTTAACACCACAAGAAAAACTGAATGTTTGTATAAAAGGTGGAAAACatgaaatgtattatgtttaaagccattggacccttttggtacagaaaaaaaaagttcacagatttacaaataatttacagggtttacagaaggtaatggtgaaagacttctcttgaaatattagtccatgaaatgctctactttttgagaaaacggtataacaatataaattctcgttagcgataattgcggatttattttaaacacatgtcatgacacggcgaaacgcgcggaaacaagagtgggttttcccgttattttctcccgactccgatgaccgattgagcctaaattttcacaggtttgttgttttatatataagttgtgatacacgaagtgtgggacttggacaatactgtttaccgaaagtgtataatgacttTAAGGGAATATTCTTTTATATCCCAGGTTGGCCAGACATTTACTACACCGAGGAAGGCTTGCAGTAGATGTTCAGGTAATTATAATGTAGGAGTATAACACATCAATTTCAAAAGGTCCGCTCTTAACTATCTGTTAAAATAGTAATTATAATGTAGGAATataagcccggtttatacttcctgcgattgtTTCGTGCGAAGCGAATATCTTGCGACACAAAATTAATGGAAAGGGGGCGCGTACCTATTAATTGCGTCACTCACCACAACTCGCTTCTCTTCGCATTCAATGATAACTATCGGTCACAAGAGCCAAAGGAAAGAAACATTGACGAAAACA encodes:
- the LOC139945180 gene encoding uncharacterized protein codes for the protein MSTSTFASSMLLLSVLLVGICLAHPINNQETPGSYSGGPACTIGPLGMESGAIPDGSITASSSINSAYLPPQARLNEGNSHWWIPDRNAVADSWIQVDLGLPGPVVTGLIVQGFSTQNMETFSVKYSSTGESESWHDLENADGDIIQFNGNVAGGERVTVTFPEILRTRFLRIMTLTWTTSYPYFAFEVLGCRGLCVAHPISNQETQGSYSDEPACTIGPLGMESGSIPDGSITASSSLSASYLPPKARLSEGNNHWWIPTAKDVADSWIQVDLGLPGPVVTGLIVQSHPTLSIVTFSVKYSLTGESESWHDLENADGDTIEFNGNVDGGERVTITFPEILRTRFLRIMTLTWTSSCPGFTFEVLGCRDSIIRLAGGDDALRGRVEIYYDGAWGAVCDTNWDIQDATTVCRQLGFLEASEAKNGSFYGATELPIVMDRVACKGTEPYLSRCSFLCRENNPCTSTAGVICKPNDVRLVDGPARGSGRVEIIVDGTWGAICDNEWDLTDAGVVCRQLGYSGATHAEVGAFFGQGSGPNLMDGVICDGSEAKITDCPSHCWDKPKCNNTETAGVICVKGWPDIYYTEEGLQ